From the Nematostella vectensis chromosome 7, jaNemVect1.1, whole genome shotgun sequence genome, the window cttatgatgttatcgtagagagggttcacctatacttatgatgttatcgtagagagggtttacctatacttatgatgttatcgtagagagggtttacctatacttatgatgttatcgtaggagggttcacctatacttatgatgttatcgtagagagggtttacctatacttatgatgttatcgtagagagggttcacctatacttatgatgttatcgtagagagggttcacctatactttcagtatgatgttatcgtagagagggttaaCCTATACTTTCAGTATGATGTTATCTTAGAGAGGgttcacctatacttatgatgttatcgtagagagggttcacctatacttatgatgttatcgtagagagggtttacctatacttatgatgttatcgtaggagggttcacctatacttatgatgttatcgtaaagagggtttacctatacttatgatgttatcgtagagagggttcacctatacttatgatgttattgtagagagggtttacctatacttacagtatgatgttatcgtagagagggtttacctatagttatgatgttatcgtagagagggttcacctatacttatgatgttattgtagagagggtttacctatacttacagtatgatgttatcgtagagagggtttaactatacttatgatgttatcgtagagagggtttacctatacttatgatgttatcgtagagagggttcacctatacttatgatgttatcgtagagagggttcacctatacttatgatgttatcgtagagagggttcacctatactatgatgttatcgtagagagggttcacttatacttatgatgttatcgtagagagggttcaccTATACTTTCAGtgtgatgttatcgtagagagggttaaCCTATACTTTCagtatgatgttatcgtagagagggtttacctatacttatgatgttatcgtagagagggtttacctatacttatgatgttatcgtagagagggtttacctatacttatgatgttattgtagagagggttcacctatactttatgatgttatcgtagagagggttcacctatacttatgatgttatcgtagagagggtttacctatacttatgatgttatcgtagagagggtttacctatacttatgatgttatcgtaaaGAGGGTTTACccatacttatgatgttatcgtagagagggtttacctatacttatgatgttatcgtagagacgATTTActtatacttatgatgttatcgtagagagggttcacctatacttatgatgttatcgtagagagggtttacctatacttatgatgttatcgtagagaggatttacctatacttatgatgttatcgtagagagggttccTATTCCAGTCACTTGACCAGACGGAGTGACCATTTACAGGAAACCGACTCACCAGTCCTGAAAAAAAGTTTAGTTGAGTATTGGATATATGTTGTTTGATTTTTAGCTAAGATAAACCACGTCAAGCTTGTGAAACAAATGGACCAATTTTGTCAGCTGTGTTCATTCACATATGCATTACAGTAGTTGGTCAAATGTGGTGATTATATATGTGCTTATAAATATTGCTTAATGTATAACACCCTTTAGGTGTAACAATACTCACGCTGTGAGTGGCCGCTGACTTCAAAGAGCATGGTCTCACCTGACATGTTACCATAGCCAAGTAAAGACAAGCTGACCACATTGTCAAGGAAGCCAAGTATGGAAATTATTAAGATCCTATTTTTAAATGGTCCATTCCTCaacttaagaaaaaaaagataatgacACCTATGTATTGAATTCTGTCATGGCCAAGAGTGTGCctcaaaatgtttttaatgAACAGTAACTTAACAGTGCCCTTCCATTGACAAAACATTACAAATATCAAAGGATACATTTGGATACGTAAAAAAGACACACAAAATTAGTTTCATTCCCAGTTTGCATGTTTATTTCTACATACCCAAATTTATCCCACTCTACACCtgtgtattgagcacttttcTATGAACTCGCATTGTCAAAGGATACATATAtaaattttttgtttgttgatgTGGGCTCCACAGCATAGCAGATATTTTCTGtgaatagaaaaataaaaaaataaataattgaataaCATAGAAGAAATAATAGTTTTTGTCTTAATTAACATCTTAAATAGTATGACTCCTgtcttatcatcatcatcaacatcgatagcaccaccaatatcatcatcatcatcatcatcatcaataatCTCCCACCTTGTTCATGGCATAATTTTCAGTGCATTCTTTGTAACACAGTCCCCCCATtccataaataataaaaaaatatcctatGCTGCCAATGACCTCCTTTATTcgtctttaatttttttcatcctatttCATTATGCGTAGCTTACCTTACCAACCTTCCCCCCTTCTTTATTCCTCCCTACCAACCCCTCCTTTTTTTCTCTACCCCCCTCATGCCAGGGTACAAATACCTGCTTTTAACCAACAGCCTATAGCACTGTGATCATTATCTGCAGCATTAGCAGCGTTGTCATGTTAAGGTTATACCCACCTGGTTTTTTGCCATGGACATGTTTTGTTTAAGAGTAAGTTTATCACGGCCTTCCATCTGCAAGTCATGGAACTGTGTACTGATGAAGCAAAACATATTTATCACATGTCATCTAGGCTAAACACTTTCATAAGCGCACACTGTACGACCTATGATCTTAATGAGCATCCAAGCCAACATCATTTAAACATTTGTACTAAATTCATCAATTTGTTAAGAGAATTTAAATTACTCTTAAGTCCCTACATTGAGGAATTCCAAATTGGCATGCAGCTAATGGGAAAGATTTGCTTAAATGAAGAAAATTAGCTAAGCTAATGTATAACAGACGGAATTCTCAAATTCATCATAATAACCAGCTAACAGTCCTTAAATATTCAAGGAAAATTACAGTTATATAAAGTATCCTTGTCtattgattattttattttacagtgGAAGAGatgtattattttctttttagtgaAATAACTCACACTTCATAGCCAGTTGGGCTGGCTGCGTACAGGGTTAAAATCCTCTGCCTCTTAACATCAGCCTGAAAGCAAAAAATCCATCACGTTAGTACTAGTTTCAAACATATAAACTACAGGGCATTGGGCAGGCTGATAAAGGGACAGGAAACTACAGCTCAACAATCTAATCCAAGAAAATGAGGGACGTACAATTTAAAATATTGACCAGCCAAATTTCTTCACCTCTCAAAAAAAAACTACCCCAAACTCACCTGATGTGAaattattatgattatgacTATGCGAAACCATAGTCTGGACTAAAGGAGTTCTCTGCTTGTCGTATTATGTAGTATGCAATGTGTGTTGTTTTTAGGTCTGGTGCTCACCTGTATGGAACACACTGCATAGTCATTCACAACATGGTTGAAAGGGACTGGATCTAGAGACAGGGTACACTGTATCTTTGCACAGCAAATGAGACGGTCATATAGATCACTGAGAACAATAATCATGTTAGTGGCCACCAAGTTAGAAACAAATGTCGATAGCATTCTTATACTGCAAATTATTTGTATAATATAATCATTAGAGGTTTTGATAGCACAAATTTCCAAGATGCTTgagaaaaattaaattttgagCATATGTACTGGTTGGAGTCCTTATTGCAGGcgcatacccaggattggctgagggtgggtgcacagtcataggtatcatatggaaaaggcatagtatttgaagattccttaaaaagaaatgaccttctttttggccgccaagggggggaggggggttcgCGCGTACCCTGTGCACCCCGTGCTTTTATTGTGATTGCAATTCTTTCCCTTCCTGTAATTCTTTAATAAATGCTCACATCAGCTGAAGTATGTTCCGCCTTTGTCCTCTTCAGTTGCTACAATATAGGGCTGTATGCATCCCCGGGAACCCAGGGCATTGCAGAGATcaggcacacagggagcgcacGAGACAGCACTGAAAGACGCCCTGGGCAACTGCTCTGTAAAAGCTATTTCTGAAAAGGGTTTCTAATACAATCATTCTAGATAACTTCAAGGGTTGAGTCAAGTTTGAGGGATTTTACTTGAACTCTTTATTTAATTAACCTTTGATGTATAAAATAATTCCAATCAAGAAATCAAGCGCGTCTGGAATGAGTATGTGCCTTGTTGCAGACTAGAAGTCATATCGGAATGATGCACAAAATCATTCGTTTGTAACAAGAACCTTGGTCCCGAAAATCATTCGGAAGTCGGTGTTCCACTCTCCCATGATCCTATCAATGTAGAAGGTATATTACCTGCTATTTCATAATGGAGCTGAGCGGGCAAAGACATGATTGGATATTGTGCCTAAATTTCGCGAGGATAGGCTGTATATGTTAAAACAAGTCGTTTCTCATATTTTTCTGTTACCTGTTCATTATATTGGGGGTGGTGGGGGCCTCTGGTCGCGACATGATGTACTTGGCTAGCGAGGATGGCCATTTAATTCTCTACAACAGATACATGTACAAGATGAGCCAGaagcctttttttatataagttCAGCCAAAGtattaaagagaaaattgaTACTATAAACTTGCCTCCTTAAACCCAAacttatgtaaaaaaaatagctgTCCAAGGTAATGCTGTATACAAGGTATTTTTCAATATATCTATacaatatttataaatatctTTCTTATTCTCTTGAAGATTGCAACGTTTTTATTTCAGCCAATTGATGAAAACGGGATGCAAAACAGGATTTTGTGTATTTGTTATCCAGCCTCTAGGATCCATCATGTTCTTGTCTACTTGCCTTTTGTTGTGAAGCCTGCTCGCATTTCATACAATGGCTCAATTTACTCTCATTCTTGGACTTTGGGTTAGGTTCTGGATTCTCAGGAGTAATACGGAAATAGCGATTCTTCTCTTGGTCAAAATAAAACCCAGGTATCTAACAGAGAATAGTACAGTTAAATGCACTTTGAGTAGTTATCAGTTGCTCTCTTTCACATCCATTCATCCATCGTGATTATGGCACAGTACCCCCAGGGCAGCCAGCCACACACTCCCTCACCTATCCTACACACACCACTACGACCACTACCATTGCTTTACATTTCCTTTCTACAGATGAAACTCTAATCTAATGACAATCTTGCACCAGGCgtaaataaacaaaagaaCACAGAAGCCATATGAATAAAGTGACGGACATGAGTTATAGTTAGTGCCCCCTTAAGGGAAGACGAAACACTATGAGCAGGTTGTTTGAAGTATTAATGAAGTAATAGACTTTCCAAAGTTCCGTACACAAATTGACCTCATTGCAAAGAATACCTGAGGAAACTTGTCATTGCTGCTACTAGCCTCGAGCTCATCATTTGACAGCGGGCATCGGCACATCATACAGTATGAGCCATACACTGGGACTGTGTACACGTACTTCGTCCTCTGCGATCCACCTCTTGCGCCGTCTCCTCTGCCGCGACTGGCCCGCTGCCCTCCGCGTCCATGCCTCACGCGGCTGATGGCACCGTCACTTCGGCCTCTATTATTCGTCATCATATCAATGGTTTGAGTAGAGCCATACCAGGCTGATTCTACTCGTTATGCTGTAGTTGAAACCCAATTTTGTCAAACACTTTGAGATATTACcgcgtctttttttttttacgtccAGTTTCTATCTAGACCTGTCACAGTATGTACTACGCAATCAAAAGACTGAAAACAATCGCAACTCGTGCACGAGACGGAGTGGAACACTTTTCAACAAAAACAAGTTTGAGTCCTCctggccgccatgttggaaACTTTcatgtacacagggagcccacttCTACAAATTTATTTTCCGAGAGAGCGATCGCGAGGATGAAAAGATTAAAGTGCATATTTATAGTTTTATTTCATCGGGTAAAAATATGAGCTTGGCAAAACATTTACCTCAGCCTTATACAGTGGT encodes:
- the LOC5516018 gene encoding DDB1- and CUL4-associated factor 4 isoform X1, yielding MMTNNRGRSDGAISRVRHGRGGQRASRGRGDGARGGSQRTKYVYTVPVYGSYCMMCRCPLSNDELEASSSNDKFPQIPGFYFDQEKNRYFRITPENPEPNPKSKNESKLSHCMKCEQASQQKRIKWPSSLAKYIMSRPEAPTTPNIMNSDLYDRLICCAKIQCTLSLDPVPFNHVVNDYAVCSIQADVKRQRILTLYAASPTGYEVTQFHDLQMEGRDKLTLKQNMSMAKNQKISAMLWSPHQQTKNLYILSLLGYGNMSGETMLFEVSGHSQRLVSRFPVNGHSVWSSDWNRNPLYDNIISIGGSRLALTIDVNRKVRVIRIRSDSDIFAQQFAPRTPILFNGSRDGLVRTSDIRLKEPKTPVLCFSHGKGAPITCIRVLNDDNYVISSAMDGSLMRWDLRVSRPVLAYLGHNNEITHGLPFHVDPTDSLLFGAGQDSVTRIWSVRSGELLRSIPFPSDTSRELSAIPALCYADEWGGPGGRPGLMYGTNRTIQFYSL
- the LOC5516018 gene encoding DDB1- and CUL4-associated factor 4 isoform X2, with amino-acid sequence MMTNNRGRSDGAISRVRHGRGGQRASRGRGDGARGGSQRTKYVYTVPVYGSYCMMCRCPLSNDELEASSSNDKFPQIPGFYFDQEKNRYFRITPENPEPNPKSKNESKLSHCMKCEQASQQKRIKWPSSLAKYIMSRPEAPTTPNIMNSDLYDRLICCAKIQCTLSLDPVPFNHVVNDYAVCSIQADVKRQRILTLYAASPTGYEVTQFHDLQMEGRDKLTLKQNMSMAKNQKISAMLWSPHQQTKNLYILSLLGYGNMSGLVSRFPVNGHSVWSSDWNRNPLYDNIISIGGSRLALTIDVNRKVRVIRIRSDSDIFAQQFAPRTPILFNGSRDGLVRTSDIRLKEPKTPVLCFSHGKGAPITCIRVLNDDNYVISSAMDGSLMRWDLRVSRPVLAYLGHNNEITHGLPFHVDPTDSLLFGAGQDSVTRIWSVRSGELLRSIPFPSDTSRELSAIPALCYADEWGGPGGRPGLMYGTNRTIQFYSL